The Bos taurus isolate L1 Dominette 01449 registration number 42190680 breed Hereford chromosome 13, ARS-UCD2.0, whole genome shotgun sequence genome contains a region encoding:
- the BPIFA3 gene encoding BPI fold-containing family A member 3 precursor: MHSVWRLLVLLGLLALPSALHKPHQPGLAKTHTDSKSALARIIAQGLMKHNTEGRIQNIHLLDSLNASGKMAPGMVGWLIGSMSLHHHQEGSANITNAQLDYGGIRMSFHKEWFTANISLGFDIDLRLPFNNHIIKTHERMNLSVEFWLEKDEFGRRDLVIGKCHVEPRSVHTTFLTEAIPPKVNPFLRNFRDNLEKVIPHLIESQVCPLIDEILRQLDVKLLKSLMEQDIAHKLNQL, from the exons ATGCATTCTGTCTGGAGGCTCCTGGTCCTCCTCGGCTTGCTGGCCTTGCCCTCAGCCCTACACAAGCCACACCAGCCTGGCCTGGCCAAGACTCACACAGACAGCAAATCGGCTCTGGCAAGAA TTATTGCCCAGGGCCTCATGAAGCACAATACAGAGGGCCGAATCCAGAACATTCACCTCCTGGACAGTCTGAATGCCTCTGGGAAGATGGCCCCGGGGATGGTGGGCTGGCTAATCGGCAGCATGAGCCTTCATCACCATCAAGAAGGCAG TGCCAACATTACCAACGCTCAGCTGGACTATGGTGGGATCCGGATGTCTTTCCATAAGGAGTGGTTCACAGCAAACATCTCACTTGGATTTGACATTGACTTGAGACT GCCCTTCAATAACCATATCATAAAGACACACGAACGCATGAACCTCTCTGTGGAGTTCTGGCTGGAGAAAGATGAGTTTGGCCGGAGGGATCTGGTGATAGGCAAATGCCACGTGGAGCCCAGGAGTGTCCACACGACCTTCCTCACTGA AGCTATCCCACCAAAGGTGAATCCTTTTCTCCGCAACTTCAGAGATAACCTGGAAAAAGTTATCCCACATCTGATAGAAAGTCAG GTATGTCCTCTGATTGACGAGATACTCAGGCAGCTGGATGTGAAACTGTTGAAAAGTCTCATGG AACAGGATATTGCTCACAAACTCAACCAACTTTGA